TCACTCAGTACTCTCTAATGAGACAATGTTTATTatataattctgaaaatgtgaacATAAATGCATCATAGGCCTGATTAGGATCCTCCATGTACACCCCGTCCCACTACAATTGATAAGTTCCATCTTTACAGTAAAGCCTTCTTTCTGGTGTCCTTAATCTCAGTAATTTACAATAAGGCTCACCTTTACCATCTGAATATTTAACATTCAACATTTCATTATTAtgtaatttacaaaaatagGAAGGTGATCACTGATGTCACTTATAAGCAAACCACTTGTTGCTTTATAATGAGCATTGGTAAACATGTTGTCAATAATTGTTGCACTTTCTTTGGTCATCCCACTCGGTTTGTCGATCAAGGGCCAGAGGCCCCGACTAAACATTGTGTTTACAGAAGTCTGATGTCTGTTTTATGCTCATTCCATTTGATCAAATCAATGTTAAAGTCCCCACAAACAAATAGTTATTTCTTTCACATACTtttcccagaacatcaacaacagtATTCATGAATGTCTCAATGGAAGAACCAGGTGCTCTGTATATATGCAACTCAAGAATATACTCttaaatttcataaaatgaatTTCAATCGTCAAACTCTCCATGATGTCATCAATAACTTTACTGTCTTCCATAGAGAAATCGGAAGTTACAGGTCCTGGGATTTACTActtttaagaccaattttacaaaatgaataaataaataagtaaagccACATCAGCTCCTAAGGATTAATGACAAAGGAAAGGTCGGCAGCTCCAGCATCAGCTAGCAGTAGTTTCTTGATGTCAGCTTGTGTAACTGGTGGATAGTTGAACCACAGACTAGAAGGAGCATGGACACCATGCTGGATGCTCACATGGACCCCCTTGGTCACTGTAGAAGCTGTGTTGGTGCTCTCATAGAGAGACACATTGGACAGTAAATGTTCCAAGGTCCCTCCAAAGATCCCTCCACTGGTGACGGGCAAAGCCTTTGGGTGCCTCTGATGAAGATTTTAGCCTCTGATGATAACTCCTCTGACGACCATGTTGTCTCTCCAGGACTGAAAGCAATCTTTAATTTGAACTGTACTTGCCTGTACTTAGTTTCTGTACTTTTGCCTGCTGATTGGCCCTTTTACCCACATGGTCAGCATTGTAGCTGGCACACTGTCTGTAATTCCATGTTTACATTGCAAACTGAGGAACTTCTAATGGTGCCATTTCAccagaatgtaaacaaaaacaagttaaatttCAGGGTAGCATAAGTTAAATTATGGCAAAATTCTGCGTCCTGTTAATCCCCCAACACATTATGGGAACTGCACACTTTTGAAACTTTATGTGTGATATATAAGTACCACTCGGTCAAATGATAATAAAAGAAGTGATACAATCCActaatattatctttttttgtattgcacTCATTATTTTTGGAGCAGCATACAGGCctgcaatgtgttttttatgactgtgtgtgaaACCATAGGATATATTATAACTCAACACAATAACCTTTTCTACGGTTATTTACCTATGTGACAACAATACCATCTGAAACTATATTTTATGACTTATGTCTCTTCTTTTGAACCTTTAATTAGAGGTCTGTTGTTGCATTACCATGCATTTATCTGcatttagcactttttaaaatatccttACCCCACATGCATTGTATatgttttttcagcacaaaCCCAGCTATAAACCTGACTTATCCTTTTGTGAAGTAAAACAAAGTACAAAGATTGAAATTGCACAGGAACCTATAAAACTACAAATCTGTGGTGATGATCACTTAATATATTATGGATCACTTCAAGGCTGCAAAAATACTGTTTGATGattaatacacacaaatacagcagaAACATGTAGGGAATTATATTACAATCTGTGTACATGTTTCTGTGCCCTTTTTAATTGAAAGTCAATGTATGCTAAAgtaaatcactaaaaatattaattatttactAGTTTTCACAGCTTGTCTGTGGATGATTTATGAATAAAGTCAACCTACTTTGAATGACAAACAAAAGCTCTGAATCttgagtgtttgtgtatctAAACCAACATGAGACGCAGGATGTGAACCCGCATTTTCACTCTCCTGTAAGTTATTTCACCATAACACAGAGAATGTTGTTGTGGAGACATTCAGGAAAATCACTGTTGAACCaagatttaaaatgacagagaacaagttaaacacagaaaaatgattcttaatttttgagttatttttttatttatttatttgaagttAGTTTTTCCCAGAGAGCAAGCCAATTTGTTACAGACCAACTCATCTCCAATcatgatgataaaaatgattatgAGTCCAATTCATTGCCAATGTAGTCCGAATTGTGTTGGAGACGAGTTCTGATTGGGTCTGGTCTTGATTGGACGGCGACGGCGGCGAGGAACAACTTCCTGTCACAGGAAGAAACCTCGGGAGGAACCAGGCTCTCTGAGAGCAACCCCTCCTCCTGAGGGCTGGGGGGGGAAACTCCTGCTGCTTCACGCTGCTGCTCCTCTGGTGGGCCGCTGGTCGTCCTTCACCATCCGGTGGTCCATCACGGAACGTCCATCCTCGCCTTCACGGCCTGcggaaaacacagagagagaacagacaTACCTACCTGAGCCCAGATCACCTGGGCGGGATCATCACGCCTCCACGTGGCCTCCTCCACTGCTCTACATCTGAGAACACACAGAACACTTTGGAGTCAGTACAGAGTCGCTGGACTAACTGTCAGAGTCCGTGTGACTCCAGGATGTGACGGTGTCCTCTTACCATCCGTCGCTGGTAGAAAAGGATGTAGGCGTCACGCTGACGCTGCTGGCAGACCGAGGACCCGGTGGTGCGTGTGACCTCTGAGTCGTTGAAGGTCAGCCAGCGGTCAGCGGGGTCATCCAAATCCACATCTGGATGCAGACCTTCACTGATGTAGTGTCCTAACGGGAGACAAATCAGCGTTACATCAGATGTCTTAACAAGTAGAGGTTATAAAACATAGACTAAGATCAGATATACAACAGTGATTTAACAGCAACATGAAACATTTAATGTCTCCTTTctcaggaaaagaaaagatgtcTACCTGCGTGCGCTCCGGAGCCGAGATGGCTGATGATGCTCACCAGACTGTACCAGCCGTCACCCTGAGAGGGAACACAGGGAACAAGAGttagctacacacacacacacacacacacacacacacacacacaccagttcaCACAGACCAGATGTTTCCTTTGTAGTTGATCTCAGACGAGTTATTTCTTACCTGCTCTGAGACCACCATCAGCTCCCTGAAGAGGTCGACCTGGTCTCTCAGCTTCTGCAGCCCCAGCCGCGGCGTGAAGGTGAACCGCTTCAAATGCAGCATCAGCACTCTGTGGACAGGAAGTGAAAAGAAGAAAACGTGTGAGCAGGTTGCACAAGATCGATGGTGTTCATTCTTAATAATTTTCTCAAACATTTCACAGTTAATCTCAATTATCTAGTATTTAATCAACTCTAACTATTGTCACTTACTTGGGCAGCGTGACGAAGGCTGACTGCTGGCTGGACGAGTTGGCGCCGCAGTCGCACCTGAAATCCAACTCTGACTCCTgaaacagcacagagacaaCATGCTGTCAGATATACATGAACTAAcaaggactgtgtgtgtgtgtgtgtgtgtgtgtgtgtgtgtgtgtgtgtgtgtgtgtgtgtgtgtgtgtgtgtgtgtgtgtgtgtgtgtgtgtgtgtgtgtgtgtgtgtgtgtcatgatgTCACTGGAAGAGGACAGGTGGATCTTACCTTCAGGTAGTCCTGGATCATCTCCTGGACTGAGCTTCCAGGCTCCAGGTTGAGAGACAGGTTGGTGAAGTTCTCCTCGTGTGCAGAAGAAGCTCCACAGCTGCTCATTAAAGGGACaggacacaaaaaaattacagaggTGATGACAAAGGCACAGAGTCGAACAGATGGATTCCTTAATCAAGACAGTGCAGGCTATACGTTCATTTTTCAAAACGTGAGGTTATTAAACAAATTTCAGGACTGTTTCAGTAGCTCAAAGATAAACAGTCAGGCTGCGTCCACAATCTTGTCCTCTATAGTGCTCTACATCTACTGCCCAGCACTTTACCTGACTGTGTGTCCCAATGTAACTGCATGCAGCTCAGGCCTCATTTGCACTGCATGgttcaactcaactcaactctcTTTTAGCACAGGTCCTTTTCTCCATTTCGATTTCTAATGCTGATAACACCCTCTCAGTGGAGGGGGGGATTCTCAGCTAATCGCCAAAGCAGTAGCTCAGCTATTTAAAAGCAGCGCGTTGATGCAGGCGGTCCTGTGTCAGTGCTGATTCCCTTTGACCAATCAGCCGTCTGCAGCGTTTTAACTGTCTTCTAGTAACGGCTCAGCTAACTTGAAACCTCGACAAAGTTGTACTATCCACAACTTTTACTAAAGAAAGCCAACAAAGAaggagttgagttgagttgatcCGTGCCGTACCACGCAGCAGAGGTTAGAGTCACGGTGAACAGGCAGTAAACTGCTGTTGGCCTGGATGTAAAGTGTGAAAGTGATACACGCAGAGACTGAAAGTGTGTTGGCATTTGTCTCCTGCTGTGTAtcctgtgtttctctctgttgtctTACCTCTTGCAGGTCCAGGTGGTCTGCATCCTGAACCCAAAGTGTCTCTCCACGGGGCACCTGTAGCTCCATCCCACGCTGGCAGCgacctcctgcagcagcagggacTCTCTGCTCATCTGAGCCAGAAGAGTCGTCAGGAACTCGTGAGCAtctgaacacacagagacacacagagagtttGAAGCACAGAGAGCAAACtatcaggaggaggagaaacaacaacaatcagaCTGGATGACTCACTTTCTGGCAGAAATCCTCAAACTCAGGAGCCCGGATTGAGACGAGCCACTTGAGGCTGTAGAGGGCCGTGAGCTTCTGGTCAACGTTTACGGAGCGGTGACACAGCACGATGTTCATGAAGCTTCTGCAGAGGGTGGAGAAGAAATCAGAGGTAAGTTTCCGCTGTTATTTCACTTTGGTCATTAGGATAgagtctgcatgtgtgtgtgtgtgtgtgtgtgtgtgtgtgtgtgtgctgtactgCTGTACTAAATAGTTTAGCTTCAGGCACCAATTGCCACAGCTCCTCCCAGCAGCGGACGTCTGTGGTGAACTGCGCCAGCGTGATGAGACTCTGGAGGCTGGAGTTCATGTAGCAAATCTGGGATGGATTTGGAAacctgacacacaaacagaactcATCTCAGCACACACGAGCATCACGAACACGGACAAACTGgagctctttttctctttccttttaaCATTAGAGAGTTTCAATATCAGTTTCTATGATTTGttgaaaaagcagcaaagatGTTGTTTCCCAGGATGAAGGTGTTTGacagaaaactgtgtttcttgtgtttttttggcagatttacTCACCCAAACCATTTCTGCTGAACTGCCGGCCTCCGAGTGCTGATGATCTGCGGGACATCATCTACATCACTGAAGTGGACCTGACGAGTTCTGGTtctacagaaagaaagacacacaaacacacgctcaaCAAACATGACAGACATTTTCAACTGAAGTAAGCATCGTGGATCTATCAACAGAGCTGATGTGACTCAAGCGTCACTGAAGAGATGAGAAAGTAGGCCACGCAtaaaacagggttcccacagatccttaaaaaacCTTCAAAGATATTACCTACCATGAAGAGGTCACCGAGCATTTCTTTACAatttcttgtatattttatagaccaaacgaTGAACTGacaaattgaaataataatttgcagAGTAATCGATAATCATCGTTCGCCCTACGACTAATATTTGTATAACTGTAGTGGGTGGAAACGtgcatttattcactttttctttcatcagttaaatttgcatataaaattgcacTAAACTCAGCTCTAACCCAACCAAGACGACTGAAGCCAGCAGCTAGAAACACAAACGAAGAAGAAGGCAAAAAGTTCTGAACCCGTCCATTAAGAGTaaagaaacattacaaaaatctaatcagacaTCCAGTGACAGCTTTAGAAATGGCTGAGACCAAATTTCAGTTGGTACCAGAAACAGTTCTGAGCATGGATCCTCGCCCCCTCTCTTATTGTTGTTGTGCTTTTGAATAAGAAGTTAGAGCGTGTGATTGGGTGGACGTACCTGTTGGAGGACGTGTCCCTCGTGGTATGTGGACGGCTCACAGGCTGGACCACGGGACACTCgtccttcttcttctgtttctccACCTCCTTCTTGGGCTCTTCGTCCTCTTCCTCAGGGATGAACGCCACCACCTCAGTGACCTCATCTGGAGCATGAGGAGTCTCGCCTGCAGCTGGAGCCTCTCGATGTTTTCTCTGTTAGCGGAAACACAAACTCTCAAGGTTCAGTAttccatgtttttctctgtaatgTACAAGTCCAGTctggtaaatgtgtgtgtgtgtgtgtgtgtgtgtgtgtgtgtgtgtgtgtgtgtgtgtgtgtgtgtgtgtgtgtgtgtgtgtgtgtgtgtgtgtgtgtgtgtgtgtgtgtgtgtgtgtgtgttgtgacagAGACTTACTTTGCAGCGGTCAAAGGCTCTGCATATCCAGCAGCGCTTCTTGTCTGCTTTGACATGTCCAGCTGTTGTTGTGGTGGCTGGATCATGTTGGATCGCAGGTTCCTCTGGACgtcttttttcttctaaaaaaatcatcagaataaACCATGTTGAGTATATTTTGTTCCCAGAGCCTAAATATGAATCCTACAAAGATTGAAAATGGGTTCATGTGAAGCCTTGGCACTTCCTGTGCAACATACCAAAAGTCGGCCGAACAGTCTGTCCCGCCAAGGAGTCCTCCCAGGACGATCCTCCACAGAGGGCTTGGCGGCAGGAGCGTCTGAGACTCTGgtgagagacacaaacacaattcaTTAGCAGAGATTGTTCAAAGAGATGAATCATTCTTTATTGTAAATACAACATGTTAGCAATGTCAACTTTTAGTCAACTAAATAGtcaactgacacaaaaacaagtccAACAATGTCAGCAACTGATTCAACAATTAAGTCATTTATTGAGCAAAAAATCTCTTTTGAATCATCGTAAACTATAAATGATTCATATCTTTGTCCAGACCATTTAAATAATAAGATGTAGatataacatttatttcatttataaaggTATAATGAAACACAATTCATGCtatgaaatctgagcaaaatggcttggtttgtttaaaaaaaaacattggaagaaggaaCTAAGTGAActggttaaaagaaaataaagatgcaTTTGGTAACATCAACATGTGAATGAAACTCAACAGTCaactaaaagttgcataatgttgctttaatgCAGGTGTGTCTATTTAACTGGCAGCGTGGAGAGTTTAGTTACTCTTGATAGCCTATTTTTTAACTCCTTCATATAACTGATTTgatcaaaatatcacaaaacaccACTTTAAACTGCATCAAACTATGCAGCTCTTTCTATTTGTCTAGTTATCAAGTTAACGTCTTCAAAGGTAACTTTTCTTACCTTCCACTAGAGACAGAGCGAGGTCTTCTGCTCTCCACAACCTTCTCAGCTTTCTCAGCTGCCTTTTGATTTCTCtgtaaaagttaaagtaaaatatatttcagtgCAAGTTGTCAAAAAAGATTTGCTTCATAGCTGACTTCAGAGACAACAGAATCTACAAAAACTTGCTGAAAGATCTGTAATACATACCTGTCGTCCACAGCAAGGTAGATTGAACATGGTTGCCGATGGTTTTGTAGCTAAAGTCAGCTCTCAACAAAGGGTTAACCTGTTCAAAGCGTCTGCAAATGTCAAACTGAGAGCCTGTGACTCTGAAGTCCTATTAGAAGATGTTCCGTTCAGAATTTCTCAAGATTCTACTGTTTTGTTCCATCTGTTCCATAATAGAATGCATCCAtgagccttttttaaaacatggcaCCCGCTAACCAACAGTGACATACTGCAACTTTTGGCCTCTAAGTACACATGAAAAAGTTTCAAAGATTTCAGCAAGCCATATAAAGTAGACGGGTATTCAAATTGAACCTTTGAACATGTGCAAATTATTGGAAAAAGTCTGAATTGtgcaaaacatcagcaaaacaaaaaagttgtgaaaaagtTAAGAGAATGACATAATAATAcacatgaaaagtaaaaaaaaaaaggcaagaaaatgaCCGATCGaatcaaacaaattaaaaaaaaaaatgcatgtattttacatataatattttaaatataaaaagaagaaaatgacctgataatatgcaaaaaagtaaaaaacaaaaagacaaaaaacatcgaaacaaacacaaaacagtttttaaatatgtgaatatatttatttagtttgtt
Above is a window of Plectropomus leopardus isolate mb unplaced genomic scaffold, YSFRI_Pleo_2.0 unplaced_scaffold1629, whole genome shotgun sequence DNA encoding:
- the LOC121964599 gene encoding ubiquitin carboxyl-terminal hydrolase 37-like, translating into MQTTWTCKSCGASSAHEENFTNLSLNLEPGSSVQEMIQDYLKESELDFRCDCGANSSSQQSAFVTLPKVLMLHLKRFTFTPRLGLQKLRDQVDLFRELMVVSEQGDGWYSLVSIISHLGSGAHAGHYISEGLHPDVDLDDPADRWLTFNDSEVTRTTGSSVCQQRQRDAYILFYQRRMM